The Achromobacter deleyi region TGGTCACCGACAGGAAATGGTGCGGCTGCGACGCCGCCTTGATCGCGTCCACCGCGATCTTCACATTGCCGTCCGTCCCGTTCTTGAACCCCACCGGACACGACAGGCCCGAGGCCAGTTCGCGATGCACCTGGCTTTCCGTCGTCCGTGCCCCGATCGCCCCCCAGGAGACCAGATCCGCGATGTACTGCGGCGTAATCATGTCCAGGAATTCGCAGCCCGCCGGCAGTCCCAGGCTATTGATGTCCAGCAGCAGTTCGCGAGCCACGCGCACGCCCTTGTTGATATCGAAGCTGCCGTCCAGGTCCGGATCATTGATCAGGCCTTTCCAGCCCACCGTGGTGCGCGGCTTCTCGAAATACACGCGCATCACAATTTCCAGATCGGCGCTGAGCCTGTCGCGCACGGGCTTCAGGCGCTTGGCATATTCGATGGCGGCGCGCGTGTCATGGATGGAGCAGGGACCGATCACGACGATCATGCGGTCGTCCATGCCGTGCAGGATGCGGTGCATTCCTTGCCGGGCGGCGAACACGGTGTCGGACGC contains the following coding sequences:
- the aroG gene encoding 3-deoxy-7-phosphoheptulonate synthase AroG — protein: MSHNTDDLRIREIKELNPPSHVMREFACTKEASDTVFAARQGMHRILHGMDDRMIVVIGPCSIHDTRAAIEYAKRLKPVRDRLSADLEIVMRVYFEKPRTTVGWKGLINDPDLDGSFDINKGVRVARELLLDINSLGLPAGCEFLDMITPQYIADLVSWGAIGARTTESQVHRELASGLSCPVGFKNGTDGNVKIAVDAIKAASQPHHFLSVTKGGHSAIVSTAGNEDCHVILRGGKTPNYDAASVDAACQDISKAGLAQRIMVDASHANSSKKPENQSLVVEDVARQMEAGDTRLVGVMVESHLLGGRQDMVPGQPLVYGQSITDGCIDWDASVAVLDRLAHAVRERRRVALTSGK